In Bacillus cereus ATCC 14579, a single window of DNA contains:
- the purE gene encoding 5-(carboxyamino)imidazole ribonucleotide mutase, with protein sequence MKSLVGVIMGSTSDWETMKYACDILDELNIPYEKKVVSAHRTPDYMFEYAETARERGLKVIIAGAGGAAHLPGMVAAKTNLPVIGVPVQSKALNGLDSLLSIAQMPGGVPVATVAIGKAGSTNAGLLAAQILGSFHDDIHDALELRREAIEKDVREGSELV encoded by the coding sequence ATGAAATCACTAGTTGGAGTCATAATGGGAAGTACGTCAGACTGGGAAACAATGAAATATGCTTGTGACATTTTAGATGAATTAAATATACCGTATGAGAAAAAAGTTGTATCCGCTCATCGGACTCCGGATTATATGTTTGAATATGCAGAGACGGCTCGTGAACGTGGATTGAAAGTTATTATTGCTGGAGCTGGTGGAGCAGCACATTTACCAGGAATGGTTGCAGCGAAGACAAATCTTCCTGTAATTGGAGTTCCAGTTCAATCAAAAGCATTAAACGGCTTAGATTCATTATTATCCATCGCCCAAATGCCAGGAGGTGTTCCAGTTGCAACTGTTGCAATTGGTAAAGCCGGTTCAACGAATGCTGGATTACTTGCCGCACAAATACTTGGATCATTTCATGATGATATACATGATGCATTAGAATTGAGACGAGAAGCGATTGAAAAAGATGTGCGTGAAGGTAGTGAGCTAGTATGA
- the purF gene encoding amidophosphoribosyltransferase — protein sequence MLAEIKGLNEECGVFGIWGHENAAQVSYYGLHSLQHRGQEGAGIVVNNGEKIVGHKGLGLISEVFSRGELEGLNGKSAIGHVRYATAGGSEVANVQPLLFRFSDHSMALAHNGNLINAKMLRRELEAEGSIFQTSSDTEVLLHLIKRSTKDSLIESVKEALNKVKGAFAYLLLTGNEMIVALDPNGFRPLSIGKMGDAYVVASETCAFDVVGATYIRDVEPGELLIINDEGIHVDRFTNDVEHAICSMEYIYFARPDSNIAGVNVHAARKNMGKRLAAEAPIEADVVTGVPDSSISAAIGYAEATGIPYELGLIKNRYVGRTFIQPSQELREQGVKMKLSAVRGVVEGKRVVMIDDSIVRGTTSKRIVRMLREAGATEVHVRIASPPLKYPCFYGIDIQTRKELIAANHTVEEIREMIGADSLTFLSEDGLVDAIGRPYEGKYGGLCMAYFNGDYPTALYDYEQELLESMK from the coding sequence ATGCTTGCTGAAATAAAGGGGTTAAACGAAGAATGTGGCGTTTTCGGAATTTGGGGGCATGAAAATGCAGCACAAGTTTCATACTACGGATTGCACAGTTTACAGCACCGTGGGCAAGAAGGCGCAGGCATTGTCGTAAATAATGGGGAAAAAATCGTCGGTCACAAGGGGTTAGGTTTAATATCAGAAGTGTTTTCAAGAGGTGAGCTAGAAGGATTAAATGGAAAATCAGCGATCGGACATGTACGATATGCAACAGCTGGTGGAAGTGAAGTTGCTAACGTTCAACCATTGTTGTTCCGTTTTTCCGATCATAGTATGGCGTTAGCTCATAACGGAAATTTAATTAACGCAAAAATGCTTCGTCGTGAATTAGAAGCAGAGGGCAGTATTTTTCAAACTAGTTCAGATACAGAAGTACTTTTACATCTTATTAAACGTAGTACGAAAGATTCTTTAATTGAAAGTGTAAAAGAAGCTTTAAACAAAGTGAAAGGTGCGTTTGCGTATCTTTTACTAACTGGAAATGAAATGATCGTTGCATTAGATCCGAATGGGTTCCGTCCGCTTTCAATTGGAAAGATGGGGGATGCTTACGTTGTAGCATCTGAAACATGTGCTTTTGATGTAGTAGGTGCAACATACATTCGTGATGTAGAACCGGGTGAATTACTTATCATTAATGATGAAGGAATTCACGTAGATCGTTTCACAAACGATGTAGAACATGCAATTTGTAGTATGGAATACATTTACTTTGCACGACCAGATTCTAATATTGCAGGCGTTAACGTTCATGCAGCACGTAAGAATATGGGGAAACGTTTAGCGGCAGAAGCTCCTATTGAAGCAGATGTTGTTACTGGTGTACCAGACTCTAGTATTTCAGCTGCGATTGGCTATGCGGAGGCGACAGGTATTCCATATGAGTTAGGATTAATTAAAAATCGTTACGTTGGACGTACGTTTATTCAACCTTCTCAGGAACTGCGAGAGCAAGGGGTTAAGATGAAACTTTCCGCAGTAAGAGGTGTAGTTGAAGGGAAACGAGTTGTTATGATTGATGACTCTATCGTAAGAGGAACGACAAGTAAACGAATTGTTCGTATGCTTCGTGAAGCTGGAGCGACAGAAGTTCACGTAAGAATTGCTTCACCACCTCTGAAATATCCATGTTTCTATGGCATTGATATTCAAACGAGAAAAGAATTAATTGCAGCAAATCATACAGTAGAAGAAATCCGTGAAATGATCGGAGCAGATTCTTTAACATTTTTAAGCGAAGATGGATTAGTAGATGCAATTGGACGTCCATATGAAGGGAAATATGGTGGCCTATGCATGGCTTACTTTAATGGGGACTATCCAACAGCTCTTTATGATTATGAGCAAGAGCTTTTAGAAAGTATGAAATAA
- the purN gene encoding phosphoribosylglycinamide formyltransferase: MSRLAVFASGSGSNFQSLVNAVEEKRLDAEISLLVCDKPEARAVGRANYHHIPCFAFSAKAYESKEAFEKEILKKLEEYEIDYVILAGYMRLIGPTLLEAYGGKIINIHPSLLPSFPGKDAVGQALEAGVKVTGVTIHYVDAGMDTGPIIAQEAVVVSEGDTRESLQKKIQQVEHKLYVNTVNQIVQSVKESTVN; this comes from the coding sequence ATGAGTAGATTAGCAGTTTTTGCTTCTGGAAGCGGATCTAACTTTCAATCTCTCGTTAATGCGGTAGAAGAAAAAAGATTGGATGCAGAAATTAGTTTATTAGTATGTGATAAACCAGAAGCACGCGCTGTTGGACGGGCAAATTATCATCATATTCCGTGTTTTGCTTTTTCAGCGAAAGCATATGAGTCAAAAGAAGCATTTGAAAAAGAGATATTAAAGAAGCTAGAAGAATATGAAATTGATTATGTTATTTTAGCTGGATATATGCGGTTAATCGGGCCGACGTTACTAGAAGCATACGGCGGGAAGATTATTAATATTCATCCATCATTACTACCGAGCTTTCCGGGTAAAGATGCTGTCGGTCAAGCGTTAGAAGCAGGTGTGAAAGTAACTGGAGTAACAATTCATTATGTAGATGCAGGTATGGATACAGGGCCAATTATTGCGCAAGAAGCAGTGGTTGTTTCTGAAGGGGATACGAGAGAAAGTTTACAAAAGAAAATTCAACAAGTTGAACATAAATTATACGTAAATACAGTGAATCAAATTGTTCAGTCTGTGAAAGAATCAACTGTTAACTAA
- the purL gene encoding phosphoribosylformylglycinamidine synthase II, giving the protein MSLMLEPNPTQIKEERIYAEMGLTDEEFAMVEKILGRLPNYTETGLFSVMWSEHCSYKNSKPVLRKFPTTGERVLQGPGEGAGIVDIGDNQAVVFKMESHNHPSAIEPYQGAATGVGGIIRDVFSMGARPVALLNSLRFGELQSPRVKYLFEEVVAGIAGYGNCIGIPTVGGEVQFDPCYEGNPLVNAMCVGLINHEDIKKGQAHGAGNTVMYVGASTGRDGIHGATFASEELSESSEAKRPAVQVGDPFMEKLLIEACLELIQSDALVGIQDMGAAGLTSSSAEMASKAGMGIEMYLDDVPQRETGMTPYEMMLSESQERMLIVVKKGREQEIVDLFEKYDLAAVTMGKVTEDKMLRLFHKGEKVAEVPADALAEEAPIYHKPSKEAAYFAEFQAMKMETPKVENYKETLFALLQQPTIASKEWVYDQYDYQVRTSTVVTPGSDAAVVRVRGTEKGLAMTTDCNSRYIYLDPEMGGKIAVAEAARNIVCSGGEPLAITDCLNFGNPEKPEIFWQIEKSVDGMSEACRTLQTPVIGGNVSMYNERSGEAVYPTPTVGMVGLVHDLKHVTTQEFKQAGDLVYVIGETKAEFGGSELQKMIHGKIFGQSPSIDLDVELKRQKQVLEAIQAGLVQSAHDVAEGGLAVAISESAIGAKGLGATVKLDGEATAALFAESQSRFVITVKRENKEAFEKVVEAIQVGEVTSTNEVTIHNEENEVLLTANVDEMRKAWKGAIPCLLK; this is encoded by the coding sequence ATGTCGTTAATGCTTGAACCAAATCCAACACAAATTAAAGAAGAGCGTATATATGCGGAAATGGGGTTAACAGACGAAGAGTTTGCCATGGTTGAAAAGATTTTAGGTCGTCTGCCAAATTATACAGAAACAGGGTTATTCTCTGTAATGTGGTCTGAACATTGTAGTTATAAAAATTCAAAACCAGTGCTTCGAAAATTCCCAACAACAGGTGAGCGTGTTCTACAAGGGCCTGGGGAAGGTGCTGGAATTGTAGATATCGGTGATAATCAAGCAGTTGTATTTAAAATGGAAAGTCATAACCATCCTTCAGCTATTGAACCATATCAAGGAGCTGCAACAGGTGTTGGTGGTATTATTCGTGACGTATTCTCTATGGGAGCACGTCCGGTAGCTCTATTAAACTCACTTCGTTTCGGTGAATTACAGTCACCACGTGTGAAATATTTATTCGAAGAAGTAGTAGCAGGAATTGCAGGATACGGTAACTGCATCGGTATTCCGACTGTTGGCGGCGAAGTACAATTTGATCCATGTTATGAAGGAAATCCACTTGTAAATGCAATGTGCGTAGGTTTGATTAACCACGAAGACATTAAAAAAGGGCAAGCACATGGTGCTGGTAACACAGTAATGTACGTAGGAGCATCAACTGGTCGTGACGGTATTCACGGTGCAACATTCGCGTCGGAAGAACTATCTGAAAGCTCAGAAGCGAAACGTCCAGCGGTTCAAGTAGGGGATCCATTTATGGAAAAACTTCTTATTGAAGCGTGTTTAGAATTAATTCAATCTGATGCACTTGTTGGAATTCAAGATATGGGTGCGGCTGGTTTAACATCATCATCTGCAGAAATGGCAAGTAAAGCAGGAATGGGTATTGAAATGTACTTAGATGATGTACCACAGCGTGAAACAGGAATGACACCATATGAAATGATGCTATCTGAATCACAAGAGCGTATGTTAATTGTCGTGAAAAAAGGTAGAGAACAAGAAATAGTAGATTTATTTGAGAAGTATGATCTTGCAGCGGTTACGATGGGGAAAGTAACAGAAGATAAAATGCTTCGTTTATTCCATAAAGGTGAAAAGGTAGCTGAAGTTCCAGCAGATGCTTTAGCAGAAGAAGCACCAATTTATCATAAGCCATCAAAAGAAGCAGCATACTTTGCTGAATTCCAAGCAATGAAAATGGAAACGCCAAAAGTAGAAAATTATAAAGAAACGTTATTCGCTTTATTACAGCAACCAACAATTGCAAGTAAAGAGTGGGTATACGATCAATACGATTACCAAGTTCGCACAAGCACAGTTGTTACGCCAGGTTCAGATGCTGCAGTTGTACGTGTACGCGGTACAGAAAAAGGATTAGCAATGACGACAGATTGTAACTCTCGCTACATTTATCTAGACCCAGAGATGGGCGGTAAAATTGCAGTAGCAGAGGCAGCGCGTAATATCGTATGTTCTGGCGGAGAGCCACTTGCAATTACAGATTGCTTAAACTTCGGTAACCCAGAAAAACCAGAAATCTTCTGGCAAATTGAGAAATCAGTAGACGGTATGAGTGAAGCTTGTCGCACATTACAAACACCAGTTATCGGCGGAAACGTATCGATGTATAACGAGCGTAGTGGTGAAGCTGTATATCCAACACCAACTGTTGGGATGGTTGGACTTGTGCATGACTTAAAACATGTAACAACACAAGAGTTTAAGCAAGCTGGTGATTTAGTGTATGTAATTGGTGAGACGAAAGCTGAGTTTGGCGGAAGTGAATTACAGAAAATGATTCACGGCAAAATTTTCGGTCAATCACCAAGTATCGATTTAGATGTAGAATTAAAACGCCAAAAACAAGTATTAGAAGCAATTCAAGCTGGTCTTGTTCAATCTGCACATGATGTTGCTGAAGGTGGTTTAGCAGTTGCGATTTCAGAAAGTGCAATTGGTGCTAAAGGCTTAGGTGCTACTGTGAAATTAGATGGAGAAGCAACAGCAGCATTATTCGCTGAATCACAGTCTCGCTTCGTGATAACTGTAAAACGTGAAAATAAAGAGGCGTTTGAGAAAGTGGTAGAAGCAATCCAAGTTGGAGAAGTAACAAGTACAAATGAAGTAACAATTCATAATGAAGAAAATGAAGTATTACTTACAGCAAATGTAGATGAAATGAGAAAGGCTTGGAAAGGGGCAATCCCATGCTTGCTGAAATAA
- the purQ gene encoding phosphoribosylformylglycinamidine synthase subunit PurQ — MKFAVIVFPGSNCDVDMFHAIKDELGEEVDYVWHDTENLDEYDAILLPGGFSYGDYLRCGAISRFANAMKAVQKAAEQGKPILGVCNGFQILVESGLLPGALIRNENLKFMCRTVQLRVENNETMFTSQYEKDEIINIPIAHGEGNYYCDEATLKQLEENNQIAFRYVENPNGSVSDIAGIVNEKGNVLGMMPHPERAVDELLGGAEGLKVFQSILKQWRETYVVNA; from the coding sequence GTGAAATTTGCCGTAATAGTATTTCCGGGTTCGAACTGTGATGTCGATATGTTCCATGCAATTAAAGATGAGCTTGGCGAAGAAGTAGATTACGTTTGGCACGATACAGAGAATTTAGATGAATATGATGCAATTCTACTACCAGGTGGATTTTCTTATGGTGACTACTTACGCTGCGGTGCTATCTCTCGCTTTGCTAATGCAATGAAAGCAGTGCAAAAAGCTGCTGAGCAAGGAAAGCCGATTTTAGGTGTATGTAATGGATTCCAGATTCTTGTTGAATCAGGATTACTACCAGGAGCGTTAATAAGAAACGAAAACTTAAAATTTATGTGTCGCACTGTTCAGTTACGTGTTGAAAATAATGAAACGATGTTTACATCACAATATGAAAAAGATGAAATAATTAATATTCCAATCGCGCATGGTGAGGGGAATTACTATTGTGATGAAGCGACTCTTAAACAATTAGAAGAGAACAATCAAATCGCATTCCGTTATGTAGAAAACCCTAACGGTAGCGTTTCAGATATTGCTGGTATTGTAAATGAAAAAGGAAATGTACTTGGTATGATGCCGCACCCAGAGCGTGCTGTAGATGAATTACTTGGCGGTGCTGAAGGGTTAAAAGTCTTTCAATCTATCTTAAAACAGTGGAGGGAAACATATGTCGTTAATGCTTGA
- the purK gene encoding 5-(carboxyamino)imidazole ribonucleotide synthase yields the protein MTRIILPGKTIGIIGGGQLGRMMALAAKEMGYKIAVLDPTKHSPCAQVADIEIVAPYDDLKAIQHLAEISDVVTYEFENIDYRCLQWLEKHAYLPQGSQLLNTTQNRFTEKNAIEKAGLPVATYRLVQNQDQLTEAIAGLSFPSVLKTTTGGYDGKGQVVLRSEADVEAARNLVDKAECILEKWVPFEKEVSVIVIRSVSGETKVFPVAENIHVNNILHESIVPARITEELSQKAIAYAKVLADELELVGTLAVEMFATDNVEIYINELAPRPHNSGHYTQDACETSQFGQHIRAICNLPLGETNLLKPVVMVNILGEHIEGVLRQVNRLTGCYLHLYGKEEAKAQRKMGHVNILNDNIEVALEKAKSLHIWDHQEQLLEGKR from the coding sequence ATGACGAGAATCATTTTACCTGGAAAAACAATCGGTATTATTGGAGGCGGCCAGCTAGGAAGAATGATGGCATTGGCAGCTAAGGAGATGGGATATAAAATTGCTGTTTTAGATCCTACAAAGCATTCGCCATGTGCACAAGTTGCTGATATTGAAATTGTTGCACCATATGATGATTTAAAAGCAATTCAGCATTTAGCAGAGATAAGTGATGTTGTCACATATGAATTTGAGAATATTGATTATAGATGTTTACAATGGCTTGAAAAACATGCGTACTTACCACAAGGTAGTCAGTTGTTAAATACAACACAAAATCGTTTTACAGAAAAGAATGCGATTGAGAAGGCTGGGTTACCAGTAGCAACGTATAGATTAGTTCAAAATCAAGATCAGCTTACAGAAGCAATTGCTGGGTTATCATTCCCTTCCGTCTTAAAAACGACGACAGGTGGATATGATGGGAAAGGACAAGTTGTTTTAAGAAGTGAAGCTGATGTTGAGGCAGCAAGAAATCTTGTGGATAAAGCAGAATGTATTTTAGAGAAATGGGTGCCTTTTGAAAAAGAAGTATCAGTTATTGTGATTCGTAGTGTAAGTGGTGAAACAAAAGTGTTTCCAGTAGCAGAAAATATTCATGTAAATAACATTTTACATGAATCTATCGTTCCAGCTCGCATTACAGAAGAGCTTTCTCAAAAAGCAATTGCGTATGCAAAGGTACTTGCGGATGAATTAGAACTTGTGGGAACACTAGCTGTAGAGATGTTTGCTACAGATAATGTTGAGATTTATATTAATGAATTAGCGCCAAGACCTCACAATTCAGGACACTATACACAGGATGCATGTGAAACGAGTCAATTTGGTCAACATATTCGAGCAATCTGTAATTTACCTCTAGGAGAAACAAATTTGTTAAAACCAGTTGTCATGGTAAACATTTTAGGCGAACATATAGAAGGGGTCCTAAGACAAGTGAATAGATTAACCGGGTGCTATTTACACTTGTATGGAAAAGAAGAAGCAAAAGCACAGCGAAAAATGGGGCATGTTAATATTTTAAATGATAATATTGAAGTCGCTCTAGAAAAAGCGAAGAGTTTGCATATTTGGGACCATCAAGAACAACTGTTGGAGGGAAAAAGATGA
- the purS gene encoding phosphoribosylformylglycinamidine synthase subunit PurS: MYKVKVYVTLRESVLDPQGTAVKGALHSLSFTEVQDVRIGKYMELTIDKSVSDLDSKVKEMCEKLLANVVMEDFRYEVEEVVAQ; this comes from the coding sequence ATGTATAAAGTTAAGGTATATGTAACATTAAGAGAAAGCGTATTAGATCCACAAGGAACAGCAGTAAAAGGAGCACTTCATAGTCTTTCATTCACAGAAGTACAAGACGTTCGAATCGGAAAGTACATGGAACTAACAATTGATAAATCTGTATCTGATTTAGATAGCAAGGTAAAAGAAATGTGTGAAAAACTATTAGCGAACGTTGTAATGGAAGACTTCCGTTATGAAGTTGAGGAGGTTGTCGCACAGTGA
- the purC gene encoding phosphoribosylaminoimidazolesuccinocarboxamide synthase has protein sequence MQKLELLYEGKAKRIYRTESADMVWVEYKDSATAFNGEKKETITGKGRLNNEITTLLFRKLQEVGIKTHFVEKLSETEQLVKKVSIIPLEVVTRNVIAGSLSKRLGMEEGTVLAEPIVEFYFKDDDLGDPLVTEDHIRVLNVASPEQVSVLRDMALQINQVLIDHFASCRVRLVDFKLEFGVTEEGEIILADEISPDTCRLWDETSNEKFDKDVFRRDLGNLTDAYEEILKRLGGISHV, from the coding sequence ATGCAAAAGCTAGAATTGCTGTATGAAGGTAAGGCAAAAAGAATTTATCGTACAGAATCAGCAGATATGGTTTGGGTAGAGTACAAAGATAGTGCGACTGCTTTCAATGGGGAGAAAAAAGAGACGATTACAGGAAAAGGTCGTTTGAACAATGAAATTACAACTTTATTGTTCAGAAAGTTACAAGAAGTGGGAATTAAAACACATTTTGTTGAGAAGTTATCTGAAACAGAACAACTTGTTAAAAAAGTGAGTATTATTCCTTTAGAAGTTGTCACAAGAAATGTAATTGCAGGAAGTCTTTCAAAACGATTAGGAATGGAAGAGGGAACTGTACTTGCAGAACCAATCGTAGAATTTTACTTCAAAGATGATGATTTAGGAGATCCGCTTGTAACGGAAGATCATATTCGTGTATTAAACGTTGCATCGCCAGAGCAAGTAAGTGTATTACGAGATATGGCTCTACAAATCAATCAAGTGTTGATTGATCATTTCGCAAGCTGTCGTGTAAGATTAGTAGATTTCAAATTAGAGTTTGGTGTAACGGAAGAAGGAGAAATCATTTTAGCGGATGAAATTTCACCAGATACTTGCCGTTTATGGGATGAAACGAGCAATGAAAAGTTTGATAAAGACGTATTCCGTCGTGATCTTGGAAATTTAACAGATGCTTATGAAGAGATTTTAAAACGTTTAGGGGGAATTTCACATGTATAA
- the purM gene encoding phosphoribosylformylglycinamidine cyclo-ligase, which yields MANAYKQAGVDIEAGYEAVSRMKKHVQTTMRKEVLGGLGGFGGMFDLSKFALEEPVLVSGTDGVGTKLMLAFMADKHDTIGIDAVAMCVNDIVVQGAEPLFFLDYIACGKAEPSKIENIVKGISEGCRQAGCALIGGETAEMPGMYSTEEYDLAGFTVGIVDKKKIVTGEKIEAGHVLIGLASSGIHSNGYSLVRKVLLEDGELSLERIYGRLELPLGEELLKPTKIYVKPILELLKKHEVYGMAHITGGGFIENIPRMLPEGIGAEIELGSWEIQPIFSLLQEVGKLEEKEMFNIFNMGIGMVVAVKEEDAKDVVRLLEEQGEMARIIGRTIQGAGVTFNGGTAL from the coding sequence ATGGCGAATGCATATAAGCAAGCAGGAGTAGATATTGAAGCTGGATATGAAGCGGTATCTCGCATGAAAAAACACGTACAAACAACTATGAGAAAAGAAGTACTAGGCGGTTTAGGCGGTTTTGGAGGTATGTTTGATCTATCAAAATTTGCATTAGAAGAACCTGTATTAGTATCTGGAACAGATGGCGTGGGAACGAAATTGATGCTCGCTTTTATGGCAGATAAACATGACACAATTGGTATTGATGCAGTAGCAATGTGTGTAAATGATATTGTTGTCCAAGGAGCAGAGCCGCTTTTCTTCCTTGATTATATTGCTTGTGGTAAAGCTGAACCTAGTAAAATTGAAAACATCGTCAAAGGTATATCAGAGGGCTGTCGCCAAGCTGGTTGTGCATTAATCGGTGGAGAAACAGCTGAAATGCCAGGAATGTATTCTACGGAAGAATATGATTTAGCTGGTTTTACAGTTGGGATTGTTGATAAAAAGAAAATTGTAACAGGTGAAAAGATTGAAGCTGGTCACGTGCTAATTGGCTTAGCATCTAGCGGTATTCATAGCAATGGTTACTCTTTAGTAAGAAAAGTGTTACTAGAAGATGGGGAACTATCTTTAGAGCGTATTTATGGCCGCTTAGAACTACCTCTTGGTGAAGAATTATTAAAACCAACGAAAATTTATGTCAAACCTATTTTAGAACTATTGAAGAAACATGAAGTATACGGTATGGCGCATATTACAGGTGGTGGATTTATTGAAAATATTCCACGCATGTTGCCAGAAGGAATCGGTGCCGAGATTGAACTAGGATCTTGGGAAATTCAGCCGATCTTTAGTTTGCTTCAAGAAGTTGGAAAACTGGAAGAAAAAGAAATGTTCAATATTTTTAACATGGGTATTGGTATGGTAGTAGCAGTGAAGGAAGAAGATGCAAAAGATGTTGTTCGTCTTCTTGAAGAGCAAGGAGAAATGGCTCGTATTATTGGACGTACTATACAAGGAGCTGGCGTTACTTTTAATGGGGGCACAGCACTATGA
- the purB gene encoding adenylosuccinate lyase, with translation MISRYTRPEMGAIWTEENKFKAWLEVEILACEAWAELGDIPKEDVKKIREHASFDIDRIYEIEKETRHDVVAFTRAVSETPALGEERKWVHYGLTSTDVVDTALSYILKQANEIILKDLENFVSILANKAKEHKYTIMMGRTHGVHAEPTTFGLKLGLWYEEMKRNVERFKQAADTVRVGKLSGAVGTYANIDPFVEKYVCENLGLEAAPISTQTLQRDRHAHYMSTLALIATSIEKMAVEIRGLQKSETREVEEAFAKGQKGSSAMPHKRNPIGSENMTGLARVIRGYMMTAYENVPLWHERDISHSSAERVILPDATIALNYMLNRFGNIVKNLTVYPENMKRNMTRTYGLIYSQRVMLTLIDKGMVREEAYDIVQPKAMEAWETQVQFKELVEADERITSKLTQEEINECFNYEHHMQHVDTIFERLGLNEA, from the coding sequence ATGATTAGTCGTTATACACGCCCTGAAATGGGTGCGATTTGGACGGAAGAGAACAAATTTAAAGCGTGGTTAGAAGTTGAGATTTTAGCTTGTGAAGCATGGGCTGAGCTTGGCGATATTCCAAAAGAAGATGTTAAAAAAATTCGTGAACATGCATCATTTGATATTGATCGTATTTATGAAATTGAAAAAGAAACACGTCATGACGTAGTTGCATTCACTCGTGCTGTATCAGAAACGCCAGCATTAGGCGAAGAACGTAAATGGGTTCATTACGGTTTAACATCTACAGATGTAGTAGATACAGCATTATCTTACATCTTAAAACAAGCGAATGAAATTATATTAAAAGACTTAGAGAACTTTGTAAGCATTTTAGCTAACAAAGCGAAAGAGCATAAATACACAATCATGATGGGAAGAACACACGGTGTTCATGCAGAACCAACGACATTTGGTTTAAAACTTGGTCTTTGGTATGAAGAGATGAAACGTAACGTAGAGCGTTTCAAACAAGCTGCTGATACAGTTCGTGTTGGTAAACTATCTGGTGCGGTTGGTACATATGCAAATATCGATCCATTCGTAGAAAAATATGTTTGTGAAAATTTAGGATTAGAAGCAGCACCAATTTCAACACAAACATTGCAACGTGATCGTCACGCACACTACATGTCAACACTTGCACTAATTGCAACATCTATCGAAAAGATGGCAGTTGAGATTCGTGGTTTACAAAAGAGTGAAACACGTGAAGTTGAAGAAGCTTTCGCAAAAGGTCAAAAGGGTTCTTCTGCAATGCCACATAAACGTAATCCAATTGGTTCTGAAAATATGACTGGTTTAGCTCGTGTTATCCGCGGTTATATGATGACAGCTTACGAAAATGTTCCATTATGGCATGAGCGTGACATTTCTCACTCTTCGGCAGAACGCGTAATTTTACCAGATGCTACAATCGCATTAAATTACATGTTAAATCGCTTTGGTAATATTGTTAAAAACTTAACTGTATACCCAGAGAATATGAAACGTAATATGACAAGAACATACGGCTTAATTTATTCTCAGCGCGTAATGCTTACACTAATCGACAAAGGTATGGTACGTGAAGAAGCTTATGATATCGTACAGCCTAAAGCGATGGAAGCTTGGGAAACACAAGTACAATTTAAAGAGCTTGTAGAAGCTGATGAGCGTATTACAAGCAAGTTAACACAAGAAGAAATTAATGAATGCTTCAACTATGAGCATCATATGCAACACGTTGATACAATCTTTGAACGCCTTGGATTAAACGAAGCGTAA